GAGCTTGGCCATGAGTCAGCAATTTCTTGTCTATAGTCTGGTTCATATTCGACTTTGAATTCTGGAATATGTTTCTTAATCTCAGCAACAAGCTCCGCGGGAGTGAAACTCATAGCCGTAATGTTGAAGCTTCTGTGTTCCAAGTCTGGTTCATCGGCTTCCATCAAATCAATGGTGCTCTTTATACAGTCAGGCATGTACATCATTGGAAGACGACTGTCCTTTTCCAAAAAGACGGTGTATTCTTTATTCCTTAGTGCTTCATAGAAAATCTCAACGGCATAGTCTGTCGTTCCTCCACCGGGCAAGGTTTCAGAACTGATGATACCGGGATAGCGCAATGACCTGAAATCTACATCGAAACGCTTCGCATAGTATTCGCCAAGAAGCTCAATGAAAACTTTGGTAACGCCATACATGCTTGTAGGGCGCATAATAACATCATTTGGAGTGTCTTCTTTTGGTGTGCTTGGCCCAAAAGCCGCTATTGAGCTGGGAATGATTATCTGATCTAAGTCTAGAGTGCGAGCAGCCTCTAATGCATTGTAACTTCCTTGTACATTTGTTCTATATGCCAACTGTGGATTCTTCTCACCCACAGCGGACAGTACTGATGCGTTATGAATTAGGACATCAATGTCGTATTCAACTAATAGCGTGTGAAATTGGGTCGTATCAAGCACATCAAGCCGCTTGTATGGCCCATCCTCTCTAAGAATGTCTGGCGGCTTCTTCCTGCCAGTTGCTACTATGTTTTCGCCTCCATACTTCTCTCTCAACGCTTCAATAAGCTCAGTCCCAATCTGGCCATAGCTGCCAGTAACTAGAATTCTTGTCATTTCCCTATAGCCTCAATTCTTAGTTTTGATACCCTTTGAACCCCAATTAAAAAGCTACCGAGAGCGTCATCCCACACTCAAGCGAACACTATGATTTAAAGTGCATATTCAATACAATCTTCATAATGAGAAGATTCCGAACCTAACCCCAATTAATCCAAAAAAATACATTTCACACGAATTTACTTATTTAGATGGCAAATAAACGATACCAAATAATCTCTAGGAAATTTGTGTGGTTGTGGAAATCAAAGAAGGTGATTCAATGAATCAAAATGAGGAAAAAGAGGTCCTCCAATCCCTTGAGTCACTAGTTTTTGTGATAGGTGCGAATAACACATTCGCTGAGTATTATGGGGGAAAGAAAACACCTCTGTATGCCAATCCACAGGAATTCATTGGAAAACCTATCAGAAATGTGATTCCAAAGCATCTATGGACGAAATTCCAGGATACCGCAACCCAGGTTCGAGAAACTAAGCGTCGTCACGGCTTCGATTACTCCTTAATGATTGAAGGAGAAGACAGATGGTTCCATGCTGACATAGAGCTTCATAATGATGAGGAAAGCCTGATTGCCATTATTAAGGAAATAACAGCCAAGAAGCGAATTGAGAATGCGATTGCAAAAAGAGAACTCATGTATAGAGTATTATTTGAATCCGCTAATGATGCCATTTTCATAATGAATCATTCAAGATTTGTCAAATGTAATGACCGCACTCTGGAAATGTTCGGGTGCGAAAGAGATCAAATCATAGGTAGGCATCCATTTGAATTATCACCGAAGCATCAGCCTAATGGTGGAGATTCTAAACGACTAGCTCTTGAGAGGATTCACAGAGCAATGGATGGGAAGCCACAGGTCTTCCGTTGGGTTCACAAGCGCTGTGATTCAAAGCTGTTTCATGCACAAGTAAGTCTCAACAGAATCCAGTTGGATGGAGAGGTGTTGTTGCAAGCCATTGTGCGGGATATCACCGAACAAGTAGAAATGGAAAGAGAGCTAAGAGAGAGTAAAAAGAAATACCAAACCCTGTTTGAATCTGCACCTGTGGCAATAATGATAATTGGAAGCAGAGGCGAAGTTCTCGCAGCTAATGAAGCAACTTCTTCTCTTCTTGGATATAGCATTTCAGAACTCAAGAATACGAATTTCAAATCGTTGTATGCAACCCAGAATAACAGTACCGACGTAGTGCAGACTTTGATTAGTAATGGTGAACTTTGTCGTCACGAAACGGAATTGAAACACAAGAATGGTCAAACGTTGACGATTGTTTTGGATTCTGAAGCGGTTGAATTAGCTGATGACTGGGTCAATTTTGTAACCATCCGAGATATTACGAGACAGAAGAGAACCAGTGAAAATCTGAAAACGGCGGCTGAAACTGCCAATCTCTATTTGGATATAATGAGCCATGATATCAGGAATAATCTACAAGCCATAATGACTGCAGCGGAGATAATACGTACTAGAACAAACGATTCAACAGTCCGGGGAGCTATTGGAGCAATCATTGAGGCGGTAGGCAATTCGAATGGCCTCATACATAGTCTCCACGATACAGAAGGGCTGCTATCCGTTGACCTCCATCGAATGAATCTGGTAAAGGTCATCAATGAGTGTCGCCGCGATTTGAAAAATGAATATCCAAGTGCAGTAATAGAGAAGAAGTATGACATCAACGAAGCCACTATTCAAGCCGATACCTACTGCTACGATCTGTTTCACAATCTTATCGAGAATGGGATAATTCATAATGATGAATCCCCGCCTCATGTGTGGATTAAGCTCAAAGAACTAGACTCGGGATACCTTGTCGAAATTGCCGATAACGGGCCAGGGTTCAGCTCTACCAGAAAACAGGCCATCTTCGACCCCAAAAGGAGATTCGGAGGCGTGGGACTCCATCAAGTGAAATATCTTGTCGAAAGATACGGTGGAAAAATCGATATTAGAAATCGAGTAGAAAATAAAATTGAGGGGGGAACCAGTTTCGTAGTCTGGCTCCCCAAGGCAAACGCATAGTGTTCGTATTCTATGACCTATGGCTGAGGCTCGCCTCGCTTCTCTCGAATGGCTGCTTGGGCAGCTGCCAATCTCGCAATGGGCAATCTATATGGAGAACAGGAGATATAGTCTAGACCGATTTCATGGAAGAAGCCAATTGAACGGGCATCTCCTGCGTGTTCACCGCAAACTCCCAATTTGATGTTTGGCCTGGTCTGCCTTGCCCGATGAATCGCAATTTCCATCAGGCCACCTATACCTCGCTTGTCGATGCTCTGGAAGGGGTCGTTGATGAGAATGCCATTTTCCAGATAATCAGGTAGGAACGAATCAATATCGTCCCTGCTGAAGCCAAAGCCCATTTGGGTCAGATCATTGGTACCAAATGAGAAGAACTCAGCGACCTTAGCCATGTCTCTTCCCCGCATACAAGCACGAGGTATCTCAATCATGGTACCGAGCTGTACATCAATATCAACATCAAGCTCTTCAAGCACTGCCTTGTATTGTTCCTCAACAATGTTGTTCATAGTCTGAAGCTCAGAGTAGCCCGCAATCACAGGAATCATTACTTCCAGCGAGACCTCTTTGCCTTCGTTCTTGAGTTCTGCTACTGCTTCAATAATAGCGCTCACCTGCATCTCGGGAATCTCGGGATAGGTAATCCCCAATCGCACTCCACGGTGCCCCATCATGGGGTTGTTCTCGCGAAGCTCGTCTGCTCTGCGGCGAACATCTGATACGTCGATTCCAAGAGAATTAGCTAGTTTCTCTTGACCAATCTTGCTCTGAGGCACGAATTCATGAAGTGGAGGATCCAGCAATCGAATTGTTACAGGTTTTCCTTCCATTACCTCAAGCGTTGCTTTAATGCTGTCCCTCACGTAGGGTTTCAGCTCCTCAAGCGCTTCAATGCGAGCTTCTTTCGTTTCGCTCAGGATCATCTTTCTCAACAATAGGAGCGGTTCATCAGATCCCTCACCATAGAACATATGCTCAGTTCTTAGAAGGCCGATACCTTCGGCACCAAATTCTAGGGCTTGTTGAGCATCTTCAGGATTGTCAGCATTTGCACGGACACCTAGAATTCGGTACTTGTCCACTGCCTCCATGAACTCGATGAGCCGAGGGTTGCTGGTAGAGTCCCTCATCGGAAGCTCGCCTTCGTATACAAGGCCAGTTGTACCATTTAGAGTAAATACGTCACCCTGTTCATAGACCTCGCCATCGACTGTCATCTGTTTCTCAATAGCATCAATTTGAAGTGCAGCTGCGCCTACAATGCAGCACTTGCCCCATCCTCGAGTTACAAGAGCCGCATGGCTGGTCATTCCTCCACGTGCTGTAAGTGTAGCAACAGAAGCTCTCATACCCTCAACATCCTCAGGGCTGGTCTCTTCTCGGACAAGAATTACGTCTTTGCCCCGATCAGCCCATTCCACTGCATCATCAGAAGTGAAAACAATATGACCAGATGCACCACCTGGGCCCGCAGGCAATCCTTTTGCAATCGGTTCGGCTTCTTCCTCCGCATCAGGATCGATTACAGGATAGAGAAGCTGGCCCAATTGTTCAGGTTTCAAACGCAAAACCATCGTTTCTTCATCAATAAGATTTTCTTCGAGCATATCCATAGCCATATTGAGGGCAGCCGTCGCTGTTCTCTTGCCAACTCGGTACTGAACAATGTACAGCTTGCCTTCCTGAATCGTGAACTCTAGGTCCACCATATCACGACTATGCCGCTCTAGAATTTCTCTGACTTCATAAAGCTCATCGTAAATCTCGGGCATTTTTGATTCAAGGCTTTCCAGCTCACGGTTCTGCTCATTCTTACTTTCCTCATTGAGGGGATTAGGAGTCCGTATGCCAGCTACAACATCTTCCCCTTGAGCATTGAAAAGTACCTCTCCATAGAATTCGTTAGCTCCAGTTGCAGGGTTTCTGGTAAATGCGACACCGGTTGCTGATCCAGGACCCATATTACCGTATACCATACTCTGTACTGTACAGGCAGTACCCCAGTGATCAGGAATGCCTTCTATTTTCCTATATGAGACTGAACGAGGGTTGTTCCAGCTCTTGAAAACAGCAGCAATGGCACCCCACAGCTGTTCATATGGATCGTCAGGGAATTCTCTGCCTAGGACTTCCTTGATTCGATCTTTGAAATCCTCGCATAGTTCCTTCAAATCTTCAGCAGTAAAGTCAGTATCGTCGATGTATCGCTTTTCGATTCTCCTCTTCCTCATCAACCTCTCAAGCTGTACACGGATACCTTGTCCCTCTTCTGGAACGATACCCTCTGCCATTTCCATTACAACATCCGCGTACATAGTAATCAAGCGACGATAGGTGTCATAGACAAAACGTGGATTGTCTGTTTGCTTGATCATCCCGGGGATAGTCTCGGTGGTTAAACCTACATTCAGTACGGTGTCCATCATGCCGGGCATCGACTGTCTAGCACCAGAACGTGCAGAGACGAGTAAAGGATTGTCTGGATCACCGAACTTGGCGTCCATAATTTCCTCAACCCACTCTAGCGCCTCCAGAGCCTGTTCTTTCATTTCCTCAGGAAGACCACCTATTTCGAAGTAGTAATTGCAAACCTTAGTGGGTATCGTAAAACCTGGTGGCACAGGCAGGTTCAGTCTAGTCATGCCAGCCATGCTGGCACCTTTTCCTCCAAGTTCGTTTCTCATCTCCTCAGTGCCGTCTGCCTGCCCCGCACCAAATTTGTACACAAGTTTCTCGTCAGGGCCAATATGTTTCGAATTTTCAGCCATTTCTTCTTCAACCTCTAGTTCTATCTTGAATATGTATTCCTAATAGTCATACAACCATGGTTTTTGCAGCGGATTATAACTATTCTAAGCTAAGATTCCCTGCTGCACTATAGTTGCTTACATGATTTTCTTTTCACATTCGCGTCTATTCGCCTTTTAATCTCTCGGAATAGTCATTGCGAAATGAAAGACTGCCCCTAGGTTCTAAAGAATCAAATGGAGGGTTAACGAACTATTGAATGGTCGAATCGCTAGACCATTTCCAAGATAGAATGGAAACCACCTACAAAAAATTAGAGGTATTACAAACCAAAAAGACACCAAGAACCGACATTGTCTATTTCTCATTATGCTTATAAGAATCACATAGAGAATCGTTATGTGGTGTAGTGAATGGGAGAGAAAGAGAATCAGACTGATTGGGATAGAATCTGCCCGATATTGGCGCTAGTTATTATATTCATCATATTTAGTCCATTTGTTGCTGCGTCAATCGTGGGCTACCCGGAAGCACTAACTGCCGTATTGGGACTGTTCATCATCGCACTTCTAGCTAAAATCATAATGGTCCTAACAGAAATCAGGGACAAGTGCTGCAAGGGATAGAATGCATCTACAGTACCTCCAACTTGTTCCACACATGAAAACATGCAAATCAAAGCCTTTTTGTGATAAGCTGAACTCAGAGCATCACGCGCTCGTAGAAATATCATAATGAGAATCCCTAGGAGAATGGGAACATGATCGATTTAGAAATACATCAAGAGCAGCTCGAACGAAC
The nucleotide sequence above comes from Candidatus Lokiarchaeota archaeon. Encoded proteins:
- a CDS encoding pyruvate, phosphate dikinase, producing MAENSKHIGPDEKLVYKFGAGQADGTEEMRNELGGKGASMAGMTRLNLPVPPGFTIPTKVCNYYFEIGGLPEEMKEQALEALEWVEEIMDAKFGDPDNPLLVSARSGARQSMPGMMDTVLNVGLTTETIPGMIKQTDNPRFVYDTYRRLITMYADVVMEMAEGIVPEEGQGIRVQLERLMRKRRIEKRYIDDTDFTAEDLKELCEDFKDRIKEVLGREFPDDPYEQLWGAIAAVFKSWNNPRSVSYRKIEGIPDHWGTACTVQSMVYGNMGPGSATGVAFTRNPATGANEFYGEVLFNAQGEDVVAGIRTPNPLNEESKNEQNRELESLESKMPEIYDELYEVREILERHSRDMVDLEFTIQEGKLYIVQYRVGKRTATAALNMAMDMLEENLIDEETMVLRLKPEQLGQLLYPVIDPDAEEEAEPIAKGLPAGPGGASGHIVFTSDDAVEWADRGKDVILVREETSPEDVEGMRASVATLTARGGMTSHAALVTRGWGKCCIVGAAALQIDAIEKQMTVDGEVYEQGDVFTLNGTTGLVYEGELPMRDSTSNPRLIEFMEAVDKYRILGVRANADNPEDAQQALEFGAEGIGLLRTEHMFYGEGSDEPLLLLRKMILSETKEARIEALEELKPYVRDSIKATLEVMEGKPVTIRLLDPPLHEFVPQSKIGQEKLANSLGIDVSDVRRRADELRENNPMMGHRGVRLGITYPEIPEMQVSAIIEAVAELKNEGKEVSLEVMIPVIAGYSELQTMNNIVEEQYKAVLEELDVDIDVQLGTMIEIPRACMRGRDMAKVAEFFSFGTNDLTQMGFGFSRDDIDSFLPDYLENGILINDPFQSIDKRGIGGLMEIAIHRARQTRPNIKLGVCGEHAGDARSIGFFHEIGLDYISCSPYRLPIARLAAAQAAIREKRGEPQP
- a CDS encoding PAS domain S-box protein — protein: MNQNEEKEVLQSLESLVFVIGANNTFAEYYGGKKTPLYANPQEFIGKPIRNVIPKHLWTKFQDTATQVRETKRRHGFDYSLMIEGEDRWFHADIELHNDEESLIAIIKEITAKKRIENAIAKRELMYRVLFESANDAIFIMNHSRFVKCNDRTLEMFGCERDQIIGRHPFELSPKHQPNGGDSKRLALERIHRAMDGKPQVFRWVHKRCDSKLFHAQVSLNRIQLDGEVLLQAIVRDITEQVEMERELRESKKKYQTLFESAPVAIMIIGSRGEVLAANEATSSLLGYSISELKNTNFKSLYATQNNSTDVVQTLISNGELCRHETELKHKNGQTLTIVLDSEAVELADDWVNFVTIRDITRQKRTSENLKTAAETANLYLDIMSHDIRNNLQAIMTAAEIIRTRTNDSTVRGAIGAIIEAVGNSNGLIHSLHDTEGLLSVDLHRMNLVKVINECRRDLKNEYPSAVIEKKYDINEATIQADTYCYDLFHNLIENGIIHNDESPPHVWIKLKELDSGYLVEIADNGPGFSSTRKQAIFDPKRRFGGVGLHQVKYLVERYGGKIDIRNRVENKIEGGTSFVVWLPKANA
- a CDS encoding NAD-dependent epimerase/dehydratase family protein; the protein is MTRILVTGSYGQIGTELIEALREKYGGENIVATGRKKPPDILREDGPYKRLDVLDTTQFHTLLVEYDIDVLIHNASVLSAVGEKNPQLAYRTNVQGSYNALEAARTLDLDQIIIPSSIAAFGPSTPKEDTPNDVIMRPTSMYGVTKVFIELLGEYYAKRFDVDFRSLRYPGIISSETLPGGGTTDYAVEIFYEALRNKEYTVFLEKDSRLPMMYMPDCIKSTIDLMEADEPDLEHRSFNITAMSFTPAELVAEIKKHIPEFKVEYEPDYRQEIADSWPSSIDDSAAREEWGWEPDYDIAAMTEDMIEKLSKRIGN